A single region of the Nostoc sp. ATCC 53789 genome encodes:
- a CDS encoding Hsp20/alpha crystallin family protein, translated as MALVRYNPWQDLNALERHINGLFGDTRVPSAQFDRDFIKVPAAELQENDDAIHLKLELPGLEAKDLDIQVTQDAVHISGERKSQTKTENNGTTRSEFYYGKFQRVIPLSAKVQNTNVTADYKDGILNLTLPKTEQEKNKVVKVNLEQSAA; from the coding sequence ATGGCACTAGTTCGTTACAACCCCTGGCAAGACTTGAACGCTTTAGAACGTCACATCAACGGCTTATTTGGAGATACCAGAGTCCCATCTGCACAGTTTGACAGAGATTTTATCAAAGTTCCGGCGGCTGAATTGCAAGAAAATGATGATGCGATCCATCTCAAACTAGAACTGCCAGGATTGGAAGCTAAAGACTTAGATATTCAAGTCACCCAAGACGCTGTTCACATTAGTGGCGAGCGCAAGTCCCAAACTAAAACCGAAAACAATGGCACTACAAGAAGTGAATTCTACTATGGTAAATTCCAACGTGTAATTCCACTATCTGCTAAGGTTCAAAACACCAATGTCACCGCAGATTATAAAGACGGCATTTTGAATTTGACACTGCCAAAAACTGAGCAAGAAAAGAACAAAGTCGTCAAGGTTAATCTTGAACAATCTGCTGCATAG
- a CDS encoding GIY-YIG nuclease family protein, with protein sequence MIDLSTINPLSLPSIALEQCRKLPDYPGIYFVLSASDDILYIGCSINLQERWIVHHRYQQFQEIGNVRISWLQVIDASQLNVIEQELISYFNPLLNKRRILKDGKTSQHKWNDANQESIKKAQLAYNKKRPIWSFRPAPAILEWLEKERLKDKNGNLESNGVLLNRQLKKLMELESKLYQ encoded by the coding sequence ATGATTGACTTATCAACTATTAATCCTTTAAGTTTGCCTTCTATTGCGCTTGAACAATGTCGGAAATTACCAGATTACCCAGGTATCTATTTTGTTTTATCTGCAAGCGATGACATTCTTTATATTGGTTGCTCAATAAACTTGCAAGAGCGATGGATAGTACATCACCGATACCAGCAGTTTCAGGAAATAGGTAATGTCCGAATATCCTGGTTACAAGTTATAGATGCCAGTCAATTGAATGTGATTGAGCAAGAGTTGATTAGTTATTTTAATCCTCTCTTGAATAAGCGTCGTATTTTAAAAGATGGTAAAACCAGTCAGCACAAATGGAATGATGCTAATCAAGAAAGTATAAAAAAAGCACAGTTAGCCTACAATAAAAAGCGTCCTATTTGGTCATTTCGTCCTGCACCTGCAATTCTAGAATGGCTAGAAAAAGAGCGATTGAAAGATAAAAATGGCAATTTAGAAAGTAATGGAGTACTTCTAAATCGTCAACTAAAAAAGCTTATGGAACTAGAAAGTAAATTGTATCAATGA
- a CDS encoding helix-turn-helix transcriptional regulator: MRVTFSKEFTDLGKRIKKYRQASKKSLAELAAEAGISVPHWNRIENEKVQELPFDTLQGIEKALGSDLGVHFND; encoded by the coding sequence ATGCGAGTCACTTTCAGTAAAGAGTTTACAGATTTAGGTAAGCGGATAAAAAAATATAGGCAAGCATCAAAGAAGTCTCTTGCGGAACTAGCGGCTGAAGCTGGAATCAGCGTTCCTCACTGGAATCGGATTGAAAACGAGAAAGTTCAAGAATTGCCATTTGATACATTGCAAGGAATTGAAAAAGCTTTAGGTAGTGATTTAGGGGTACACTTTAATGATTGA
- a CDS encoding DUF262 domain-containing protein, which produces MMTDDEINAKYESAQDRLIQEIDRIKLPALVEKIRSNPNYMVIDNESQSVGNWNNVKKSKLMESFIINFPVMPIVLYERSDHTHEVIDGKQRLKAIVDFYTNQLVLSGLEVKTELNGCTYATLPYHAKKVLNHRSLSLITIMPSEDASPEEIAKIIEIIAERLN; this is translated from the coding sequence ATGATGACAGACGATGAAATTAATGCCAAATATGAATCTGCTCAAGACAGATTAATTCAAGAAATTGACAGAATAAAACTACCAGCCTTAGTTGAAAAAATTAGGTCTAATCCTAATTACATGGTGATTGATAATGAGAGTCAATCTGTTGGGAATTGGAATAATGTAAAAAAATCCAAGCTAATGGAATCTTTTATTATTAATTTCCCTGTAATGCCAATTGTTCTCTATGAAAGGTCAGATCATACACACGAAGTTATTGATGGCAAACAGAGGTTAAAAGCAATTGTCGATTTTTACACTAATCAATTAGTTTTGAGCGGATTAGAAGTTAAGACAGAACTAAATGGATGCACTTATGCTACTCTTCCATATCATGCCAAGAAAGTGCTTAATCACCGTTCTCTATCTTTGATAACTATTATGCCTTCAGAGGATGCCAGCCCCGAAGAAATAGCAAAAATCATAGAAATTATTGCAGAACGCCTTAATTAA
- a CDS encoding HNH endonuclease: MTKNLAYYVNKFANLRVSRSSGVAPNKPILLLSIIEMISQGEIRRNQIPLSAELIATFLKLWSQLEPVRKPNIGQPFFYLRSDGFWHFQPNLGFELTVTSKAKIVTPGAIRQAVEYAYLDDELWSLLQNPQDRTVLTHVLINSWFNERTQDIEPLLQVNAFAELQDQLQRSGGKVYQPEELEDEQAVIVRDGAFRKIVVSTYNQRCAFCGLQILDSLGQNIVDGSHIKPFSQFYDDRIDNGLSLCKNHHWAFDRFWFTINDDYTIIVADNLREDSPNARPMREFRGDRIILPTKEQYYPRQDSLQWHREEFSRRAA; encoded by the coding sequence ATGACGAAAAATCTCGCCTACTACGTCAATAAGTTTGCCAATCTCAGGGTATCCCGTTCTAGTGGAGTTGCACCGAATAAACCTATTTTGCTGCTATCAATTATCGAGATGATCAGCCAGGGGGAGATTAGGCGAAACCAAATTCCTTTATCGGCTGAACTCATCGCCACATTTCTTAAACTTTGGAGTCAACTAGAGCCAGTACGCAAACCAAATATTGGGCAACCGTTTTTTTACCTTAGAAGCGATGGCTTTTGGCATTTCCAACCCAATCTCGGATTTGAATTAACGGTTACATCTAAAGCAAAAATTGTTACTCCTGGGGCTATTCGGCAGGCAGTTGAGTACGCCTACCTCGATGATGAACTCTGGTCACTGCTGCAAAATCCCCAAGACAGGACTGTACTGACTCATGTTTTGATTAACTCCTGGTTTAACGAGCGTACACAGGATATAGAGCCACTACTACAAGTAAACGCCTTTGCTGAACTACAAGACCAGTTGCAACGCTCTGGCGGTAAGGTCTACCAACCAGAGGAATTAGAAGATGAACAAGCTGTAATTGTGCGAGATGGGGCTTTTCGTAAAATCGTTGTCTCAACTTACAACCAACGCTGCGCGTTTTGCGGGTTACAGATACTCGATTCACTTGGTCAAAACATTGTGGACGGGTCACACATCAAACCATTCTCCCAGTTCTACGACGACCGCATTGATAACGGGTTGTCACTGTGCAAAAATCATCACTGGGCATTTGACCGCTTTTGGTTCACCATCAACGACGATTACACCATTATTGTTGCTGACAACTTGCGGGAAGACTCGCCCAACGCTAGACCAATGCGGGAATTTAGGGGCGATCGCATTATCTTACCCACCAAGGAGCAGTATTATCCTAGACAGGATTCTCTACAATGGCATCGTGAAGAGTTTTCGAGGCGTGCTGCATGA
- a CDS encoding HNH endonuclease domain-containing protein, protein MSESKFLAIDPKLEDYWRAIILFGKNVACYKFALAKSLLELAPQGKSTITLEELAEPYSRYVVEHIQKCDTQHQKTDRPYPFIEACRQFKAGAIAKDELLEITRNKGFDVVLGAFHNVGSGQVPVSFYHKPRNRKEIIVKDELFKLLETEQFHNLLPEVDARWQLVETAWDLDISRNLLTVNYDSAQQLLFTFGEGKRRVDITSCRDALNGYQKGKCFYSFADISIEAGSKNLTDVDHFFPHSLNEFIPNIDGVWNLVLSSTECNRGEGGKFDRLPDTKYLERLHNRNEFLITSNHPLRETLIQQTGNTEEKRHYFLQSIYNTAQRFTGTGSNDGWKSKFEYPVTF, encoded by the coding sequence ATGAGCGAGTCAAAGTTTTTGGCGATTGACCCGAAGTTAGAGGATTACTGGCGGGCAATTATATTGTTTGGTAAAAACGTTGCGTGTTATAAATTTGCGTTGGCAAAGTCATTGTTGGAATTAGCACCGCAGGGTAAAAGTACTATCACCTTGGAAGAGTTAGCAGAACCGTATTCACGTTATGTAGTTGAACACATACAGAAGTGTGATACGCAACATCAAAAAACTGACCGCCCGTATCCTTTTATTGAGGCGTGCCGACAGTTTAAGGCGGGTGCGATCGCAAAAGACGAATTGCTTGAGATAACGAGGAACAAAGGATTTGATGTGGTGTTGGGTGCGTTCCACAATGTTGGATCTGGACAAGTACCCGTAAGCTTTTACCACAAGCCCAGGAATCGCAAAGAGATTATTGTTAAGGATGAATTATTTAAGTTATTAGAAACTGAGCAATTTCATAACTTATTGCCGGAAGTAGATGCAAGGTGGCAACTTGTAGAAACTGCTTGGGATTTAGATATTTCACGCAATCTCCTAACTGTAAACTACGACTCAGCCCAACAGTTGCTATTTACATTTGGCGAAGGCAAGCGGCGGGTAGATATTACCTCATGCCGGGATGCCCTCAACGGCTATCAAAAAGGTAAGTGCTTTTACTCATTTGCAGATATTTCGATTGAGGCAGGTTCTAAAAACCTAACCGATGTAGACCATTTCTTTCCTCACTCTTTGAACGAATTTATACCAAATATCGATGGTGTATGGAATTTGGTGCTGTCATCTACAGAATGTAACCGAGGCGAAGGGGGAAAATTTGATAGGCTCCCTGACACCAAATATTTAGAACGCCTGCACAATCGCAACGAATTTTTGATTACCAGCAACCATCCTCTACGCGAAACACTTATTCAACAAACGGGCAACACGGAAGAAAAACGGCACTATTTTTTGCAGTCCATATACAATACAGCACAAAGATTTACAGGAACTGGAAGTAATGATGGCTGGAAATCAAAGTTTGAATATCCAGTAACGTTCTAA
- a CDS encoding DUF3696 domain-containing protein yields MISSLRLLNFKAFENQLVEFKSLTLLSGYNSTGKSSVLQALSLLHQSYQQNLLQNTGLLLNGNLGNIGTAKDALYENAKEDYVGFELIFKNETKGIWHFNYNSLEREADVLEIGFKSVDADVYHSSIFSKEFHHLQSERATTASGILNYQRRELRQIGALGEYVAHFIYTYGNQPIPIAQLAHPQAKSTNLLDQVEAWMGEISSGLRIQVDAHLDMDLVNLKFSDPIGYGITYVLPIIVAILASSPGALILIEHPETGLHPQAQTKLGKLLALAANCGVQVVVETHSDQILNGIRLAVHGGNIESEDVQLHYFQRQENQGQAFIKVVSPRINKDGRIDRWPDGFFDEWENSLTVLLEPAKI; encoded by the coding sequence ATGATTAGCTCATTACGGCTGCTAAATTTTAAAGCATTTGAGAATCAATTAGTTGAATTCAAATCGCTTACCTTACTCTCTGGTTATAATAGCACTGGTAAATCCTCTGTATTGCAAGCACTATCGCTGCTGCATCAATCTTACCAGCAAAATTTACTACAAAACACTGGCTTATTGCTCAATGGGAACTTGGGAAATATTGGCACAGCTAAGGATGCTTTATATGAAAATGCAAAAGAAGACTATGTTGGATTTGAGCTTATTTTTAAAAATGAAACTAAAGGAATATGGCACTTTAACTACAACTCATTAGAGAGAGAAGCTGATGTTTTAGAGATTGGATTCAAATCTGTTGATGCCGATGTTTATCATTCAAGCATTTTCAGTAAAGAATTTCATCACCTTCAATCAGAACGTGCAACAACTGCATCAGGAATCTTAAATTACCAAAGGCGAGAACTTAGACAAATTGGGGCGCTTGGCGAATATGTAGCACATTTTATTTATACCTACGGTAATCAACCAATCCCTATTGCTCAACTCGCTCACCCGCAAGCAAAATCAACAAATTTGCTAGACCAAGTTGAAGCATGGATGGGAGAAATAAGTTCTGGTCTACGCATCCAAGTTGACGCACATCTAGATATGGATTTGGTTAACTTGAAATTTAGTGACCCTATTGGATACGGCATTACCTACGTTTTACCAATTATCGTGGCAATCCTAGCATCCAGTCCGGGTGCATTAATTCTGATTGAACACCCAGAAACTGGACTCCACCCCCAAGCACAAACAAAGCTGGGTAAGCTGTTAGCGCTGGCTGCTAACTGTGGCGTTCAAGTGGTGGTAGAAACTCATAGCGACCAGATTTTAAACGGCATTCGTCTTGCTGTGCATGGTGGTAACATTGAGTCAGAAGATGTGCAATTGCATTACTTTCAACGTCAAGAAAACCAAGGTCAAGCTTTTATTAAAGTTGTGTCGCCACGCATTAATAAAGACGGCAGAATTGACCGATGGCCTGATGGGTTCTTCGATGAATGGGAAAACAGTTTAACAGTTTTATTAGAACCTGCAAAAATATAA
- a CDS encoding GNAT family N-acetyltransferase, translating into MNTSIYTAEQPTLQTQRLVMRAFTLADAPEVQCLAGVKEIAAMTLTIPHPYQDGMAQEWIKTHQKAFKEGKSVNLAIVLRDIGVLCGAISLQINLEHNHAELGYWIGKPYWGQGYCTEAAKEILRYGFEVLGLHRIHARHFSHNPASGQVMQKIGMVYEGCRRQHKFRWNEYVDIVDYGILKSDWQTNYLTGS; encoded by the coding sequence ATGAACACCAGCATTTACACAGCCGAGCAGCCAACTCTCCAGACACAAAGACTTGTCATGAGAGCCTTCACCCTTGCAGATGCACCTGAAGTACAATGCTTGGCTGGTGTAAAAGAAATTGCCGCTATGACCTTAACTATTCCCCATCCTTACCAAGACGGTATGGCCCAAGAGTGGATTAAAACCCATCAAAAAGCCTTCAAAGAGGGAAAATCTGTGAACTTAGCGATTGTGCTGCGTGATATTGGTGTGTTGTGTGGTGCGATCAGCTTGCAAATCAACCTTGAACATAACCATGCCGAGTTGGGCTATTGGATAGGAAAACCCTATTGGGGGCAAGGCTACTGTACAGAAGCGGCAAAAGAAATATTGCGATATGGCTTTGAGGTATTGGGGCTCCACCGCATTCATGCCCGACACTTTTCTCATAACCCCGCATCAGGACAAGTTATGCAAAAAATTGGTATGGTTTACGAGGGTTGTCGCCGTCAACACAAATTTAGATGGAACGAATACGTAGATATTGTGGACTACGGGATTCTCAAAAGCGACTGGCAGACGAATTATTTAACAGGTTCTTAG